In Sphingobacterium sp. PCS056, the following proteins share a genomic window:
- a CDS encoding SusC/RagA family TonB-linked outer membrane protein gives MNNLKIVSVYAMLSVAPALVYAQGKITGQVTNKSNEPILGASVIVEGGTNGTTTDKSGKFELNANKGVLVVSYIGYKTQRIPLDGTTNLKIQLDNDDHVLEDVVVVGYGTQRKATLTGSISEVKGKDLVKSPQPNLSNSLAGRFSGVVINNRSGEPGYDGSSITVRGQATTGNNDVLVVVDGVPGQVGGLERLDPNDIESISVLKDASAAIYGNRAANGVILVTTKKGKSGKPSISYSGNLGLSSPTRLPKMADAATYALLRNEIAQGTNEAGGMNQIYSEDQIKWFKDGSNPLLYPNTNWADVTLKNTALQSQHNLSVSGGKEDVRYFMSLGSVYQDGLFKEGVTKYKQYNFRSNLEADVTERLKVGLSLAGRQESRKFPTASAGDIFRSIYRAYPTVNAFYPNGLPSRGIEGTNPAVIATDKGGTVDNPKQVFNGILRASYKLPWVEGLSVDGFLSVDKSMNFSKNFSVPYVLYDYIQSEDKYKESIVGGNNNKATLTESHTNESLITNNIKLNFERKFGAHSISAFVGYEQSKGHLEYFDAQRFNYLSTKLPELSQGGSAATDYLNSGYSTNYTRRSIISRVAYNFSEKYLFEGQLRADGSSIFPEGKKWGYFPSVSAGWRVSKEDWFADQIGFFDDLKIRASYGTLGNDNVKGFQYYDNYTLVGNGFVALLDDKSQIEPNVKLAKLANPAITWEVSKKLDIGLNAQFLKNFTIEAIYFQQKRSDILTERNASIPAISGIVNPYKESSSTPLVPSENIGKVNSSGVEGTLTYQKSGDFSWGASGNITYAKSKIIFIDEASGTLDYQRQTGRPLGTYLLYNAIGLNRSTEDLAGSPQAKGAQVGDLIYEDFNNDGKISADDMYRTKYGNIPQITYGFNLNAAYKNFDASILFAGQAKVSQYVLPESGTVGNFYSTWADNRFHAIGNPQGTYPKVSDRASSAVSGGQYNNTFWLNDASFLRLKNVEIGYSLSSDVLSRLKLGGLRFYVNGFNLLTFTKVKDYDPEGNSGSGQFYPQQRIINFGANLKF, from the coding sequence ATGAACAACCTAAAAATTGTTTCTGTTTATGCCATGTTGAGCGTTGCGCCAGCTTTGGTATATGCTCAAGGAAAGATTACGGGGCAGGTTACAAACAAATCAAATGAGCCTATTCTAGGAGCGAGTGTTATTGTTGAAGGCGGAACGAATGGAACCACCACAGACAAGTCGGGTAAATTTGAACTGAATGCCAATAAAGGTGTTCTCGTCGTATCTTATATTGGGTACAAAACGCAGAGAATACCATTAGATGGTACGACAAATCTCAAGATTCAACTGGACAATGATGACCATGTCTTAGAAGATGTCGTTGTTGTCGGTTACGGAACACAGCGCAAAGCGACGTTAACCGGATCTATTTCCGAAGTGAAAGGTAAAGATCTTGTTAAAAGTCCCCAACCCAATTTATCTAATTCCCTAGCAGGACGCTTTTCAGGAGTGGTCATCAACAACCGTAGCGGTGAACCCGGATATGACGGATCTTCAATTACAGTACGTGGACAAGCAACAACAGGAAATAATGATGTCCTAGTTGTCGTAGATGGAGTACCCGGGCAAGTAGGAGGGTTAGAACGGTTAGATCCAAATGATATTGAGAGTATCTCCGTACTCAAAGATGCTTCAGCAGCAATCTATGGTAACCGTGCCGCCAATGGGGTTATTCTAGTCACAACAAAAAAAGGAAAAAGCGGTAAACCATCCATATCCTATAGTGGAAATTTGGGCTTAAGTTCTCCAACCCGATTGCCAAAGATGGCAGATGCGGCCACTTATGCCCTATTGAGAAATGAGATAGCTCAAGGCACCAATGAAGCAGGAGGCATGAATCAAATTTATTCCGAAGATCAGATCAAATGGTTTAAAGATGGTTCCAATCCACTCTTGTATCCCAATACAAATTGGGCAGATGTCACATTGAAAAATACCGCCCTTCAAAGTCAACATAATCTATCGGTTTCAGGAGGCAAAGAAGACGTTCGTTATTTCATGTCTCTAGGATCAGTATATCAAGATGGTCTGTTCAAAGAAGGAGTGACAAAATATAAGCAGTATAACTTCCGTTCCAATCTAGAAGCAGATGTTACAGAACGTTTAAAAGTTGGTTTATCCCTCGCCGGAAGACAGGAAAGTAGAAAATTTCCAACGGCATCGGCTGGAGATATTTTTAGATCCATCTATCGTGCATATCCTACAGTAAATGCATTTTACCCCAATGGATTACCATCAAGAGGTATTGAAGGAACAAATCCAGCCGTAATCGCAACAGACAAAGGCGGTACAGTAGATAATCCAAAGCAAGTGTTCAATGGGATCTTACGAGCAAGTTATAAATTACCTTGGGTAGAAGGTCTATCTGTAGACGGTTTCCTCTCCGTAGATAAATCGATGAATTTTAGCAAAAACTTCAGTGTACCTTATGTTTTATATGATTACATTCAATCAGAAGATAAGTATAAAGAATCCATTGTAGGAGGAAATAACAATAAAGCGACCTTGACTGAGTCCCACACAAATGAATCGTTGATTACCAACAACATTAAATTGAATTTTGAACGAAAATTTGGAGCACATTCAATCAGTGCGTTTGTTGGGTATGAGCAAAGTAAAGGGCATTTAGAATACTTTGATGCGCAGCGTTTCAATTATCTGTCGACCAAATTGCCAGAACTGTCACAAGGAGGATCTGCTGCTACAGATTACCTAAATTCGGGTTATAGTACCAATTATACCCGTAGAAGTATCATTAGCCGTGTCGCCTACAACTTTAGCGAAAAGTATTTATTTGAAGGACAGCTTCGGGCAGATGGATCATCCATATTTCCAGAAGGAAAAAAATGGGGATATTTCCCATCCGTCTCAGCAGGTTGGCGTGTAAGTAAAGAAGACTGGTTTGCTGATCAAATAGGTTTCTTTGATGATCTCAAGATCAGAGCTTCTTATGGTACATTAGGAAATGACAATGTAAAAGGATTTCAATACTATGATAACTATACCTTAGTAGGAAATGGCTTTGTTGCACTGCTGGACGATAAAAGTCAAATCGAGCCCAATGTGAAACTGGCAAAATTAGCAAATCCAGCCATCACTTGGGAAGTCTCTAAAAAACTGGACATCGGTTTGAATGCACAGTTCTTAAAAAACTTTACTATTGAAGCGATTTATTTTCAACAAAAAAGATCAGATATCTTAACAGAAAGAAATGCATCGATTCCAGCAATATCAGGTATCGTCAATCCATATAAAGAAAGTAGTTCCACACCTCTTGTACCTTCGGAAAATATCGGTAAGGTAAACAGTTCAGGTGTTGAAGGAACCTTGACTTATCAAAAATCAGGAGACTTTAGCTGGGGTGCATCAGGTAATATTACTTACGCAAAAAGCAAAATTATATTCATCGATGAAGCCAGCGGTACCCTTGACTATCAACGTCAAACAGGGAGACCACTAGGGACATATTTGCTCTACAATGCAATAGGACTCAACAGATCAACAGAAGATCTTGCTGGATCACCTCAAGCAAAAGGTGCTCAGGTCGGAGATTTGATCTACGAAGATTTCAATAATGACGGTAAGATCAGTGCAGATGATATGTACCGTACAAAATATGGTAACATTCCACAGATCACTTATGGGTTCAATCTAAATGCGGCCTATAAAAATTTCGATGCTTCCATTTTATTTGCAGGTCAAGCCAAGGTCAGCCAATATGTACTTCCCGAGTCCGGTACCGTAGGAAATTTTTACAGCACATGGGCAGACAATCGTTTTCATGCCATCGGCAATCCGCAAGGAACATATCCAAAAGTATCTGACCGAGCATCTTCGGCTGTCAGTGGCGGACAGTACAATAATACCTTTTGGTTAAATGATGCCTCTTTTTTACGATTGAAGAATGTTGAGATCGGATATTCACTATCAAGTGACGTATTATCAAGATTAAAATTGGGAGGTCTACGCTTTTATGTCAACGGATTTAATCTATTGACCTTTACAAAAGTAAAAGATTACGATCCCGAAGGAAACAGTGGAAGCGGTCAGTTTTATCCGCAACAGCGCATAATTAATTTTGGTGCAAATTTAAAATTCTAA
- a CDS encoding RagB/SusD family nutrient uptake outer membrane protein, whose protein sequence is MKSLHKYIALLGLGAIILSACNKNLLEVTATDRISTDAIESDTAVLEAFIMNRYLGEKIISNEADGTNPGFGRGFEYSLWSSVTDESMYTNDDATWVVLRGQLSPENTGATGSIWARSYRSIRECNYAKKVLANITMSATHKRHLEGELQFIRAFRYHDLIRNFGRVVLMGDTVYGLNDDLTKASLFERKSIQESMDYVIKELNEAIEKLPADNHQATWVAGRATKGAAMALKSRLLLYAASPLYNAGTWADAAKAAQDLISLNKYSLFTGGYRELFLTDRNPETIFARYYTKNANHVHLEIANGPNGYGGWGGNTPFQNLVDAYAMKNGQVPFNEDGTVNTASGYNPNNPYVDRDPRFDATILYNGSIYRGRAVETFTPKGQDSQEGNDNWNTSKTGYYLRKFMNDAYPLQNPWGNAGFQPWNYFRYAEILLNYAEAANEAYGPDVLPAGGTLTARQALNQVRARPSVEMPAITGGTSKDEFRKHVRYERRVELAFEEHRFYDVRRWKIAMVTENVPAYGVTITKDANGFVYKRKEAISGRSFEEKHYWLPIPRSEILSSNGQLEQNPSY, encoded by the coding sequence ATGAAATCATTACATAAATATATCGCATTATTAGGCTTAGGAGCTATTATTTTGTCCGCCTGTAATAAAAATCTGCTGGAAGTGACCGCTACAGATCGAATCTCCACAGATGCCATCGAAAGCGATACTGCAGTCCTCGAAGCTTTTATCATGAATAGGTATCTGGGGGAGAAAATTATATCCAATGAAGCAGACGGCACAAATCCAGGTTTTGGACGTGGATTTGAATATTCATTATGGTCATCCGTCACAGACGAATCGATGTACACCAATGATGACGCAACTTGGGTTGTGCTACGTGGACAGCTATCCCCTGAAAATACGGGTGCTACAGGATCAATTTGGGCACGTAGCTACCGCAGTATCAGAGAATGCAATTATGCCAAAAAAGTGTTGGCCAATATCACCATGAGCGCAACACATAAACGTCATCTCGAAGGTGAACTTCAATTTATACGCGCCTTCAGATACCATGATTTGATTCGCAATTTTGGACGTGTTGTCTTGATGGGAGATACCGTATATGGTTTAAATGATGATCTAACCAAAGCAAGTCTGTTTGAAAGAAAATCGATCCAAGAAAGCATGGATTATGTCATTAAAGAATTAAATGAAGCAATTGAAAAATTGCCAGCAGACAATCATCAAGCGACTTGGGTAGCTGGTCGAGCGACCAAAGGAGCAGCGATGGCATTAAAGTCCAGATTACTACTGTACGCAGCAAGTCCACTTTATAATGCAGGAACATGGGCAGACGCCGCAAAAGCAGCGCAGGATTTGATTTCGCTCAATAAATATAGCCTGTTTACAGGTGGTTATCGAGAATTATTTTTAACAGATCGTAACCCCGAAACTATTTTTGCACGCTATTATACCAAAAATGCCAACCATGTGCATTTAGAAATCGCCAATGGCCCCAATGGTTATGGCGGTTGGGGAGGCAACACACCATTTCAAAATTTAGTCGATGCGTATGCCATGAAAAATGGACAAGTTCCATTCAACGAAGATGGTACAGTAAACACCGCTTCCGGCTACAATCCAAACAATCCTTATGTCGATCGTGATCCTCGTTTTGATGCGACCATTTTATACAATGGATCCATTTACAGAGGACGCGCTGTTGAAACTTTTACACCAAAAGGTCAAGACAGTCAAGAGGGTAATGACAACTGGAACACATCAAAAACAGGATATTACCTGCGTAAATTTATGAATGACGCATATCCATTGCAAAATCCTTGGGGAAATGCAGGATTCCAGCCTTGGAATTATTTCAGGTATGCCGAGATTTTATTGAATTATGCAGAAGCAGCAAATGAAGCCTATGGACCAGATGTTCTTCCAGCTGGAGGTACGCTGACTGCAAGACAGGCATTAAATCAAGTGCGTGCTAGACCATCAGTTGAAATGCCGGCGATAACCGGCGGAACATCAAAAGACGAATTTAGAAAGCATGTACGCTATGAACGCCGTGTAGAATTAGCATTTGAAGAACATCGCTTCTATGATGTCAGACGATGGAAAATTGCGATGGTCACTGAAAATGTTCCAGCATACGGTGTGACGATCACAAAAGATGCAAATGGCTTTGTCTATAAACGCAAAGAAGCCATCTCCGGACGTTCATTTGAGGAAAAACATTATTGGCTTCCGATACCACGTTCCGAAATATTATCTTCAAATGGGCAGTTGGAACAAAATCCATCCTATTAG
- a CDS encoding family 43 glycosylhydrolase, with the protein MRFTIITFLLINIAASVFAQGYKYGPADKDFAGYLFAYFKGNAVEDEAVCFAISTDGYTYRALNNNQPVLDSKKISKTGGVRDPHILRGEDGKTFYMVITDMTSSTGWDSNRGMILLTSQDLTNWSHSRIDIQERFKGQEDLKRVWAPQTIFDPAVGKYMVYWSMQHGAGADIIYYAYANKEFTDFEAEPKVLYLPKNGKSCIDGDIILKNGLFYLFYKTEGHGNGIKLAITDSLTSGKWIEQPGYKQQTKDAVEGSSVFKLNHSDQYILMYDVYGVGKYQFCVSEDLDRFKVIDHEIDMDFHPRHGSIIPVSRQELLNLTAKWGTPKGINLTFKKNPILDGFYADPDVLYSNKTNAYYIYPTSDGFDGWGGHYFKTFSSSDLKSWKDEGVILDLKKDVPWGPRHAWAPTITEKKIKGDYKYYYYFTAAQKIGVAVSDLPTGPFKDSGKPLIDFKPAGITGGQEIDPAVFNDPKSGKSYLYWGNGYLAVAELNKDMISIKKNTVKVLTPDKTFREGIYVFYRHGLYYFMWSEEDTRSENYRVRYGTSNSPDGPITIPQHNLILQKDAAQGIYGTGHNSVLQIPGTDEWYILYHRFNYPDGINMGDAAGYNREVCMDRLYFDAQGAVIPVIPTH; encoded by the coding sequence ATGCGGTTTACAATTATAACATTCTTATTGATCAACATTGCAGCAAGTGTCTTTGCACAAGGATATAAGTACGGTCCTGCAGACAAAGATTTTGCTGGTTATTTATTTGCGTATTTCAAAGGAAATGCGGTAGAAGACGAAGCAGTATGTTTTGCTATCAGTACCGACGGTTATACTTATCGGGCATTAAACAACAATCAGCCAGTCCTAGATTCAAAGAAAATCAGCAAAACAGGTGGAGTGCGCGATCCACATATCCTTCGTGGAGAGGATGGTAAAACTTTTTACATGGTCATTACCGATATGACCTCATCTACTGGTTGGGATTCCAATAGGGGGATGATCCTCTTAACATCCCAGGACCTGACAAACTGGAGCCATTCGCGCATTGACATACAAGAGCGCTTTAAAGGTCAAGAAGATCTCAAAAGAGTATGGGCACCACAGACCATATTCGATCCGGCAGTTGGAAAATATATGGTTTATTGGTCTATGCAGCATGGTGCAGGAGCTGATATTATCTACTATGCGTATGCAAATAAGGAATTTACAGATTTCGAAGCAGAACCAAAAGTACTTTATCTTCCCAAAAATGGCAAATCATGTATCGATGGAGATATAATATTGAAAAATGGACTATTCTATCTCTTTTATAAAACCGAAGGCCATGGCAATGGCATTAAACTAGCAATAACAGATTCCCTGACTTCAGGAAAGTGGATAGAACAGCCCGGTTACAAACAGCAGACCAAAGATGCGGTAGAAGGATCGAGCGTTTTTAAATTAAATCATTCCGATCAGTACATCTTAATGTATGATGTATATGGAGTAGGCAAATATCAGTTTTGTGTATCCGAAGACCTTGATCGTTTTAAAGTTATAGACCATGAGATCGATATGGATTTCCATCCGAGACATGGATCCATCATACCCGTTTCAAGACAAGAACTATTAAATCTGACGGCAAAGTGGGGGACACCAAAAGGAATAAATCTAACATTTAAGAAAAATCCCATATTAGATGGTTTTTATGCTGACCCTGATGTGTTATATTCCAATAAAACCAACGCATATTATATCTATCCCACTAGCGATGGCTTTGATGGTTGGGGCGGTCATTATTTCAAAACTTTTTCATCTTCAGACCTCAAAAGCTGGAAGGATGAGGGCGTCATTTTAGATCTAAAAAAAGATGTGCCTTGGGGACCCCGTCATGCATGGGCACCTACCATTACCGAAAAAAAGATCAAGGGAGACTACAAGTATTACTATTACTTCACTGCTGCGCAAAAAATAGGAGTTGCAGTATCCGATCTTCCGACAGGACCATTCAAAGATTCAGGCAAACCTCTGATTGATTTCAAACCCGCAGGAATAACAGGAGGGCAAGAGATAGATCCAGCAGTATTTAATGACCCCAAGTCGGGCAAAAGTTATCTGTACTGGGGAAATGGATATCTTGCCGTAGCAGAACTTAATAAAGATATGATCTCCATTAAGAAAAATACCGTCAAGGTACTTACACCTGATAAAACCTTTCGCGAAGGCATATATGTATTTTATCGTCATGGTCTTTATTACTTTATGTGGTCGGAGGAAGATACCCGTAGCGAAAATTACCGTGTACGTTATGGAACATCCAATTCACCTGATGGTCCCATAACGATTCCACAACATAATTTGATATTACAAAAAGATGCAGCTCAGGGTATTTACGGTACAGGGCATAATTCGGTATTACAGATACCCGGAACTGACGAATGGTATATCCTCTATCATCGGTTTAACTACCCTGATGGTATCAATATGGGCGATGCTGCAGGCTATAACCGTGAAGTGTGTATGGATCGTTTATATTTTGATGCACAGGGCGCCGTTATACCAGTTATTCCCACACATTAG
- a CDS encoding sugar-binding domain-containing protein — MIKSFKNITLLLASLSIGCSLGYGQPGFGVAQRINTEWRFHLGDTDGQLSKDQHDRAWSKVQLPHDWSVKYPLSPSLASATGYLPGGIGWYQKQLSVPVEDQGKKIFLYFEGVYNRSEVFINGKSIGKRPNGYISFSYDITPYIEFGKANTVSVRVDHSQSADSRWYTGSGIYRDVWIVKSNPIHIDQWGVYAYPELKSGKGSLHSEVTVVNSQNTSSPILIKQELIDLNSKIVAQKSHKLTLAASDRATIQQQLSVANPQLWSLANPVQYTLKTTIWQNGQLIDQSEVKTGFRTFTFDPNKGFALNGEWMKVKGVCIHHDAGVLGAEVYPEVWRQRLLTLKSLGVNAIRTSHNPQATSLYTLCDELGLLVMNEAFDEWEFPKRKWLQGWNFGTPGFQGTYDFFEEWGERDLADMVKRDRNHLSIFAWSIGNEVDYPNDPYSHPILGGEKTEGGFTQASYGGYKKDAPDAMRLGDIAKKLVAVVKKFDSSRPVTAGLAGVAMSNETAYPTALDIAGYNYTESKYQEDHQRYPKRIIFGSENRHDMAAWQAVRDQEYIFGQFLWTGIDYLGESGRWPSRGFYSGLLDFAGFIKPRGYFRKALWSDTPTAYLGTYPLSGRAGATDVWSALEAEEGKRKNEAPSMDAWPIWNYQEGQQIRVVCYTNSAHARLELNGQLVGQEKTYDDRSGIIFWDIPYAAGRLEVVGLDQDHKEIVRHAIQSSQRPAAIQSTRVGDPKVHHDGVIQIALQIVDEQGIPVVLSEDEITCDIVGNGKLLGMEAGNNADMGDYTDNKQRVYHGKMIVYIQASGKSGDQIDVRFTAPWLKSARVQYTIN, encoded by the coding sequence ATGATAAAATCATTCAAAAATATCACCCTTTTACTGGCTTCCTTAAGTATAGGATGCAGTTTAGGGTATGGCCAGCCAGGATTTGGTGTCGCACAACGTATCAATACAGAGTGGCGATTTCACCTGGGAGATACCGACGGACAGCTTTCAAAAGACCAACATGATCGTGCTTGGAGCAAGGTCCAGTTGCCGCATGATTGGAGCGTCAAATATCCATTGAGCCCAAGCTTAGCAAGTGCAACAGGCTATTTGCCAGGAGGTATTGGCTGGTATCAAAAACAATTATCAGTACCGGTGGAAGATCAAGGTAAAAAAATCTTTCTTTACTTTGAAGGCGTTTACAACAGAAGTGAAGTTTTCATAAACGGAAAATCAATCGGCAAACGACCAAATGGATACATTTCATTTTCGTACGACATTACACCCTATATCGAGTTTGGAAAAGCCAATACAGTTTCAGTCCGCGTAGACCATAGCCAAAGTGCAGATTCGCGCTGGTATACCGGATCAGGTATTTACCGTGATGTCTGGATCGTAAAATCCAATCCCATCCATATCGATCAGTGGGGTGTATACGCCTATCCGGAGTTGAAATCAGGAAAAGGTAGCTTACATAGCGAAGTCACCGTGGTCAACAGTCAAAATACGAGTAGTCCCATTCTTATAAAACAAGAGTTGATCGATCTCAATAGCAAAATCGTAGCACAGAAATCGCATAAGCTAACATTAGCTGCATCTGATAGAGCCACCATTCAGCAACAGCTTTCTGTTGCAAATCCACAACTATGGAGCTTGGCCAATCCGGTGCAGTACACGTTGAAGACCACGATCTGGCAAAACGGTCAGTTGATCGACCAGTCCGAAGTCAAGACCGGTTTCCGTACCTTCACATTCGATCCCAACAAAGGTTTCGCATTAAATGGAGAGTGGATGAAAGTAAAAGGAGTCTGTATTCATCATGATGCCGGAGTCTTAGGCGCAGAAGTATATCCAGAGGTGTGGAGACAACGATTGCTCACCTTAAAATCACTTGGTGTCAACGCCATTCGGACCAGTCATAATCCGCAGGCCACTTCCCTTTATACCTTATGTGACGAACTGGGTTTACTCGTCATGAATGAAGCATTTGACGAATGGGAATTTCCTAAAAGAAAATGGTTGCAAGGTTGGAATTTTGGCACACCCGGTTTTCAGGGAACCTACGATTTTTTTGAAGAGTGGGGAGAAAGAGATCTGGCCGATATGGTCAAACGAGATCGAAATCACCTTTCGATCTTTGCCTGGAGTATAGGCAATGAAGTCGATTATCCCAACGATCCCTATTCACATCCCATTCTTGGAGGAGAGAAAACGGAGGGCGGCTTTACCCAGGCCTCTTATGGAGGATATAAAAAAGATGCTCCAGACGCCATGCGCTTAGGTGATATCGCTAAAAAACTGGTAGCAGTCGTCAAAAAATTTGACAGCAGTAGACCGGTTACAGCGGGCTTGGCAGGAGTCGCGATGTCTAATGAAACAGCCTATCCAACAGCACTTGATATTGCAGGGTACAATTACACCGAAAGCAAATATCAGGAAGATCACCAGCGCTATCCAAAACGTATTATTTTCGGTAGTGAAAATAGGCATGATATGGCAGCATGGCAGGCTGTGCGCGACCAAGAGTATATATTTGGACAGTTTTTATGGACAGGCATAGATTATTTAGGAGAGTCAGGAAGGTGGCCTTCACGCGGGTTTTATTCAGGTCTGTTGGATTTTGCCGGATTTATCAAGCCTCGCGGTTACTTTCGTAAAGCTTTATGGTCAGATACACCCACCGCTTATCTAGGAACATATCCATTGAGCGGTCGCGCAGGAGCGACAGATGTCTGGTCCGCTTTAGAGGCAGAAGAAGGAAAACGCAAAAATGAAGCACCTTCGATGGATGCTTGGCCAATTTGGAATTATCAAGAAGGACAACAGATAAGAGTAGTCTGCTATACCAATAGTGCACATGCACGACTGGAATTAAATGGACAACTTGTAGGCCAAGAAAAGACCTATGATGATCGATCGGGAATTATCTTTTGGGATATCCCTTATGCAGCAGGAAGGCTCGAAGTTGTTGGATTAGATCAAGATCACAAAGAAATCGTGCGACATGCTATCCAGTCAAGTCAGCGTCCAGCAGCTATCCAATCCACCCGAGTTGGAGATCCTAAGGTACACCATGATGGCGTTATTCAAATTGCTTTACAGATTGTTGATGAGCAGGGTATCCCGGTGGTGCTTTCTGAAGATGAGATCACATGTGATATCGTTGGAAATGGAAAACTATTGGGTATGGAAGCAGGAAACAATGCTGACATGGGAGATTATACCGATAATAAACAACGAGTTTATCATGGCAAAATGATTGTCTACATTCAAGCATCCGGAAAATCAGGAGATCAGATTGACGTAAGATTTACCGCACCTTGGTTAAAATCAGCACGTGTACAATACACCATTAACTAA
- a CDS encoding DUF2306 domain-containing protein translates to MIYSYALCFSAVTLRIWLLILITFFQNFIIAYMIVSWLCWVPNLLVAYFITARFAKSIHSRNV, encoded by the coding sequence ATGATTTATAGCTATGCTCTTTGTTTTTCTGCCGTTACTTTACGGATTTGGCTACTAATACTTATAACTTTTTTCCAAAACTTTATAATTGCTTATATGATTGTTTCATGGTTATGTTGGGTTCCAAATTTATTGGTAGCATATTTTATAACTGCCCGATTTGCTAAATCCATTCATTCGCGGAATGTTTAA
- a CDS encoding LytR/AlgR family response regulator transcription factor produces the protein MNYIVIEDEPLARAEMETLILEVSDLELSGSFSNVPAAQLYLKDHKVDLIFLDIEMPLISGIEFAENLPKETLVIFTTSYPQYALKSYELDAIDYLLKPIIKTRLAKAIEKAKLYHQLLANDQQKNVIASSTSEFILIKADRKFHKVMYADIKFIEGLKDYVVLHTTCQKLITAMNLKTIHLKIPESIFHRVGKSYVVNVNHIASFDHHTIYLGEDEIPLGEVYKESFFERFGVNLRN, from the coding sequence ATGAATTATATAGTCATAGAAGACGAGCCTTTGGCAAGAGCTGAAATGGAAACCTTGATACTGGAGGTGTCCGACCTGGAGCTATCGGGTAGCTTCTCCAATGTGCCTGCAGCACAATTATACCTGAAAGACCATAAAGTTGATCTGATATTTTTGGATATCGAAATGCCACTGATATCAGGGATAGAATTTGCAGAAAACCTGCCTAAGGAAACACTGGTGATTTTCACCACCTCTTATCCGCAATATGCTTTAAAAAGCTACGAATTGGATGCGATTGATTATTTGTTGAAGCCGATTATAAAGACCAGATTAGCTAAGGCCATAGAGAAGGCAAAATTATACCATCAACTACTCGCAAACGATCAACAAAAAAACGTAATAGCATCTAGCACTTCCGAATTTATATTGATCAAAGCGGATAGAAAATTCCATAAGGTCATGTATGCCGATATTAAATTTATTGAAGGGCTAAAGGATTACGTCGTGTTACATACCACATGTCAGAAACTGATCACTGCAATGAACCTAAAGACCATCCATCTAAAAATTCCCGAAAGCATTTTCCACCGAGTGGGTAAATCTTATGTGGTCAACGTGAATCATATCGCCTCTTTCGATCATCACACTATCTATCTGGGAGAAGATGAAATTCCACTGGGTGAAGTATATAAAGAATCTTTTTTTGAAAGATTTGGGGTTAATCTTAGGAATTGA